One window of the Hyalangium minutum genome contains the following:
- a CDS encoding YqgE/AlgH family protein: MKTLAPGLLLAMPQLGDPNFHRSVVLMIEHGEGGSMGLVVNRGAPLTLGELARGQSLKIASERTQDPVFIGGPVESHRGFILHDDDSVAEKHPVMPGLYLSVTLDALGPLLESSTPHLRFCLGYAGWGPKQLESEMAAGSWLFSEATPKAILEGNPAQLWEETLRAMGVEPAMLMMGKGLN, encoded by the coding sequence GTGAAGACGCTCGCTCCTGGGTTGCTCTTGGCCATGCCCCAGCTCGGGGATCCCAACTTCCACCGCTCGGTCGTCCTGATGATCGAGCACGGGGAGGGAGGCTCCATGGGGCTTGTCGTCAACCGAGGGGCCCCCCTCACGCTCGGAGAGCTGGCGAGGGGCCAATCCCTGAAGATTGCCTCCGAGCGCACCCAGGACCCCGTCTTCATTGGCGGGCCCGTGGAGTCCCACCGGGGCTTCATCCTCCACGACGATGACTCGGTGGCCGAGAAGCACCCCGTGATGCCAGGCCTGTACCTGAGCGTCACGCTGGACGCCCTGGGCCCGCTGCTGGAGTCCTCCACGCCCCACCTGCGCTTCTGCCTGGGCTATGCGGGGTGGGGGCCCAAGCAACTGGAGTCGGAGATGGCGGCGGGCTCCTGGCTCTTCTCCGAGGCGACACCCAAGGCCATTCTCGAGGGCAACCCCGCCCAGTTGTGGGAGGAGACCCTGAGGGCGATGGGCGTCGAGCCGGCCATGCTCATGATGGGAAAGGGACTGAACTGA
- a CDS encoding DUF2914 domain-containing protein: protein MATATPPNPGETNPTPELTPAPAPSGSVNALTGNVPAPEAKLADPEDSTPTAKTPSTMERVQAWRQKNELVEIAAFFFIGFVYDVLTLSRIDDTLTMVQQFVYLGVLATLLLLEQKHPEGAEPPKALAKVWKWREDAIHFFYGSLLSSYTLFFFKSASGLTAFLFLVLMFGLMVANELPFFRKLGPVVRVALFSLCVSMYLSYVLPVVIGKANLWIFLLAQVLAGGAVFGVIRLLLNWNVLDRVQVIKQIAIPGFGVLVVALFLYVVRVLPPVPLAVTFSGVFHDVKPVNVGKGREYHLYHEPKWWKFWVKDDRDFQMRQGDVAYYFFSIFAPKGFDQYKVTVRWFYDDPDKGWREMSKFAPTLRSSGSERGLRYYALTRNLKPGDWYVVLETEDGHEINRKSFSVEKDERTEPRQFKVTVHDGSGQVSVRESSKPESAPSAVPPAEPPAVQQDMPQAKGVP from the coding sequence GTGGCTACCGCGACACCGCCGAACCCTGGAGAGACGAACCCCACCCCCGAGCTGACGCCGGCCCCCGCGCCGAGCGGCTCCGTCAACGCGCTGACGGGCAACGTCCCCGCGCCGGAGGCGAAGCTCGCGGATCCGGAGGACTCCACGCCCACGGCGAAGACGCCGTCGACGATGGAGCGCGTCCAGGCGTGGCGCCAGAAGAACGAGCTGGTGGAGATCGCTGCGTTCTTCTTCATCGGCTTCGTCTACGACGTGCTCACGCTGAGCCGCATCGACGACACGCTGACGATGGTGCAGCAGTTCGTGTACCTGGGCGTGCTGGCCACGCTGCTGCTGCTGGAGCAGAAGCACCCGGAGGGCGCCGAGCCGCCCAAGGCGCTGGCCAAGGTGTGGAAGTGGCGCGAAGACGCCATCCACTTCTTCTACGGAAGCCTGCTGAGCTCCTACACGCTGTTCTTCTTCAAGAGCGCCTCGGGGCTCACGGCGTTCCTGTTCCTGGTGCTCATGTTCGGCTTGATGGTGGCCAATGAGCTGCCTTTCTTCCGCAAGCTGGGGCCCGTGGTGCGGGTGGCGCTCTTCAGCCTGTGCGTCAGCATGTACCTGTCCTACGTGCTGCCCGTCGTCATCGGCAAGGCGAACCTGTGGATCTTCCTGCTCGCGCAGGTGCTGGCCGGCGGCGCCGTGTTCGGGGTGATCCGGCTGCTGCTGAACTGGAACGTCCTGGACCGGGTGCAGGTCATCAAGCAGATCGCCATCCCCGGCTTCGGCGTGCTGGTGGTGGCGCTGTTCCTGTACGTGGTGCGCGTGCTGCCGCCGGTGCCGCTGGCGGTGACGTTCAGCGGCGTCTTCCACGACGTGAAGCCCGTGAACGTGGGCAAGGGCCGCGAGTACCACCTCTACCACGAGCCCAAGTGGTGGAAGTTCTGGGTGAAGGACGACCGGGACTTCCAGATGCGGCAGGGGGACGTGGCCTACTACTTCTTCAGCATCTTCGCGCCCAAGGGCTTCGACCAGTACAAGGTGACGGTGCGCTGGTTCTACGACGACCCGGACAAGGGTTGGAGGGAGATGAGCAAGTTCGCTCCCACGCTGAGGAGCTCCGGCTCCGAGCGCGGCCTGCGCTACTACGCGCTCACGCGGAACCTCAAGCCGGGCGACTGGTACGTCGTGCTCGAGACCGAGGACGGGCACGAGATCAACCGCAAGTCCTTCTCGGTGGAGAAGGACGAGCGCACCGAGCCCCGGCAGTTCAAGGTGACCGTGCACGACGGCTCGGGTCAGGTCTCGGTGCGAGAGAGCTCCAAGCCGGAGTCCGCGCCGTCGGCGGTGCCGCCGGCCGAGCCGCCCGCCGTACAGCAGGACATGCCTCAGGCGAAGGGTGTGCCGTAG
- a CDS encoding BolA family protein, protein MLDPEAIRARILGALPGSEVNVQDTTGTGDHFEASVVSPAFAGKSMVQQHKLVYASVQDWLGTGELHALALKTYTPEQWKKLGPR, encoded by the coding sequence ATGTTGGACCCAGAAGCCATTCGCGCTCGCATCCTCGGGGCCCTGCCGGGCTCCGAAGTGAACGTGCAGGACACCACGGGAACCGGAGACCACTTCGAGGCCTCTGTCGTGAGCCCAGCGTTCGCTGGCAAGTCCATGGTGCAGCAGCACAAGCTCGTCTATGCCTCCGTCCAGGACTGGCTGGGGACGGGCGAACTGCACGCCCTGGCGCTAAAAACCTATACGCCCGAGCAATGGAAGAAGCTCGGGCCTCGCTGA
- a CDS encoding patatin-like phospholipase family protein — protein MTTGLKTGLVLAGGAARGAYEVGVLSYLREEFEPHFGRELKLDILAGTSVGAIHACYLAASSHQHREQARGLISHWHAMKVEEVLRCSFGDVFRIIREALSKPTEHSTRDIQYGGLVDPRGLRALVGRGIPWLQIGRNLRKGHLEALAISATHVGTGAATVFIQRADGTIPRWSDDPDYRAVATRIGPNHALASAAIPVVFPAVRVRGHLHIDGGFKLNVPLSPALRLGAQRVIVVSLRPTVGVQPATAAEEHERELAVASAPFLVGKLLNMLMTDRTDQDLGRLRRLNDILEAGTTAYGPGFAQTLSAALHPHRSQPVRYIRELLVRPSRDLGELAAEYVKTPEFRRRSSGLAHRTILRLVEREAPREADMASYLLFDGGFADILIDLGRRDARALRSQWERFWSDEPQTVSEKAAMKSPASTAA, from the coding sequence ATGACGACAGGGTTGAAGACGGGGCTGGTGCTGGCAGGGGGTGCGGCACGCGGCGCCTACGAAGTGGGCGTCCTCTCCTATCTCCGTGAAGAGTTCGAGCCCCACTTCGGCCGCGAGCTGAAGCTGGACATCCTCGCGGGCACCTCCGTGGGTGCCATCCATGCGTGCTACCTGGCGGCGTCCAGCCACCAGCATCGGGAACAGGCGCGCGGCCTCATCTCCCACTGGCACGCGATGAAGGTGGAGGAAGTGCTCCGGTGCAGCTTCGGGGACGTCTTCCGGATCATCCGCGAGGCCCTCAGCAAGCCCACCGAGCACTCCACCCGGGACATCCAGTATGGCGGGCTGGTGGATCCACGCGGACTGCGCGCACTGGTCGGCCGCGGAATCCCCTGGCTGCAGATCGGGCGGAACCTGCGCAAGGGCCACCTGGAGGCGCTGGCGATCAGCGCTACCCACGTGGGCACCGGCGCCGCCACGGTCTTCATCCAGCGCGCGGATGGAACCATTCCCCGCTGGAGCGATGATCCGGACTACCGCGCGGTGGCCACCCGCATCGGTCCCAACCACGCGCTGGCCTCGGCCGCCATCCCTGTCGTCTTCCCCGCCGTCCGCGTCCGGGGGCACCTGCACATCGACGGGGGCTTCAAGCTCAATGTCCCCCTGAGCCCCGCGCTGCGGCTGGGTGCCCAGCGCGTCATCGTCGTCTCGCTGAGGCCCACGGTGGGAGTCCAGCCGGCCACGGCCGCCGAGGAGCACGAGCGCGAGCTGGCCGTCGCGAGTGCCCCCTTCCTCGTGGGCAAGCTGCTCAACATGCTGATGACGGACCGCACGGATCAGGACCTGGGCCGGCTGCGGCGGCTCAACGACATCCTCGAGGCGGGAACGACGGCCTATGGGCCGGGCTTCGCGCAGACACTCAGCGCGGCGCTGCACCCGCACCGCAGTCAGCCTGTGCGCTACATCCGCGAGCTGCTGGTGCGGCCCTCGAGAGACCTGGGCGAGCTGGCCGCCGAGTACGTGAAGACGCCCGAGTTCCGCCGCCGCAGCAGCGGGCTCGCCCACCGCACCATCCTCCGGCTGGTGGAGCGCGAGGCCCCACGTGAGGCGGACATGGCCTCGTACCTCCTGTTCGATGGGGGCTTCGCGGACATCCTCATAGACCTGGGCCGAAGGGACGCGCGCGCCCTGCGCTCCCAGTGGGAGCGCTTCTGGTCGGACGAGCCTCAGACAGTGTCGGAGAAGGCCGCGATGAAGTCCCCGGCCAGCACCGCCGCCTGA
- a CDS encoding SRPBCC family protein: MIQKILLGLAVAVVALAGFISTRPAAFSVQRSATIQAPAAIPFAMVNDFHRWAVWSPWEKLDPAMTRTFTGADTGLDAMYEWDGKEVGAGRMTILESKPAEQIRIRLEFLRPFEAQNTTTFTFTPEGSGVTVSWRMEGRNGFIVKAFSLFVNMDQAIGKDFEAGLANLKAAAETEAKKRAEEKALAEKVATDAAVAPPALPEAPPASTATAPAP; this comes from the coding sequence ATGATCCAGAAGATCCTCCTCGGTCTGGCCGTCGCCGTCGTGGCGCTGGCCGGCTTCATCTCCACCCGCCCGGCTGCGTTCAGCGTGCAGCGCTCGGCCACGATCCAGGCCCCGGCGGCCATCCCCTTCGCGATGGTGAACGACTTCCACCGCTGGGCCGTCTGGTCTCCGTGGGAGAAGTTGGATCCGGCCATGACGCGCACCTTCACTGGCGCGGATACGGGCCTGGACGCGATGTATGAGTGGGACGGCAAAGAGGTGGGGGCGGGCCGGATGACCATTCTGGAGAGCAAGCCCGCGGAGCAGATTCGCATCCGGCTCGAGTTCCTCCGGCCCTTCGAGGCTCAGAACACCACCACGTTCACCTTCACGCCCGAGGGCAGCGGCGTCACCGTGTCGTGGCGGATGGAGGGCCGCAACGGGTTCATCGTCAAAGCCTTCTCGCTGTTCGTGAACATGGATCAGGCGATCGGGAAGGACTTCGAGGCGGGGCTGGCGAACCTGAAGGCGGCGGCGGAGACCGAGGCGAAGAAGCGCGCCGAGGAGAAGGCCCTGGCGGAGAAGGTGGCAACGGACGCCGCAGTCGCGCCCCCTGCCCTCCCCGAGGCACCGCCGGCCAGCACCGCCACGGCTCCGGCACCCTAG
- a CDS encoding response regulator, with the protein MSLPTEELSTQVSPERRSDDLKVEPVRGAVLVVEDDPSSRELLVELLTQWGYEPLPVGSAEEAEFAVRNKRMDAAVVDVFLPGRSGATLMSRLRERFPQAVLIGVSAMSDAAMARKCKGLGADLFIGKPVMPEKLAKALQSKHTSWH; encoded by the coding sequence ATGTCCCTCCCGACCGAAGAACTCTCCACGCAGGTCAGCCCCGAGCGGCGCAGCGATGACTTGAAGGTCGAGCCGGTTCGCGGCGCGGTCCTCGTCGTCGAGGACGATCCTTCCAGCCGTGAGCTGCTGGTGGAACTGCTCACCCAGTGGGGCTACGAGCCGCTCCCCGTAGGCAGCGCCGAGGAGGCCGAGTTCGCCGTGCGCAACAAGCGCATGGACGCCGCCGTCGTGGATGTCTTTCTGCCCGGCCGCAGCGGCGCCACGCTCATGTCCCGCCTGCGCGAGCGCTTCCCTCAGGCCGTCCTCATCGGAGTGAGCGCCATGAGCGACGCGGCCATGGCCCGCAAGTGCAAGGGGCTCGGGGCGGACCTGTTCATCGGCAAGCCGGTGATGCCGGAGAAGCTGGCCAAGGCGCTCCAGTCCAAGCACACCAGCTGGCACTGA
- the grxD gene encoding Grx4 family monothiol glutaredoxin: MSPELKARFDEEIRSHKIVLFMKGNALFPQCGFSARALQLLQPYGEVHTVDVLADPNIRQGIKEYSNWPTIPQVYINGEFVGGSDILMELAERGELEALVSGKKAEG; this comes from the coding sequence ATGTCTCCTGAACTCAAGGCCCGCTTCGACGAGGAGATCCGCTCCCACAAGATCGTCCTGTTCATGAAGGGCAACGCCCTGTTCCCGCAGTGCGGCTTCTCCGCCCGGGCGCTGCAGCTGCTGCAGCCCTATGGCGAGGTGCACACGGTGGACGTGCTGGCCGACCCCAACATCCGCCAGGGCATCAAGGAATACTCGAACTGGCCCACCATTCCCCAGGTCTACATCAACGGGGAGTTCGTCGGCGGCTCGGACATCCTCATGGAGCTGGCCGAGCGCGGTGAGCTGGAGGCTCTCGTCTCCGGCAAGAAGGCCGAGGGCTAA